caaatttctAAGCCCATATTTCGGACCGGGTCGGGCTGGGCTTGGGCCTTGAAAACAGGCCAAAATTTTTTATGGGTCCGgtccggcccatgcacacctctggAGGTAagcaaatttcaattttattcgaaaaatttgataaaaattttaaattttgaattaaatagttctagttatttgagttaatcaagttattcagatcaacttgtataaaaaaattaagttttttggtttaactcgaatatgaatttcacaattcgagttatttgaaaattcgaataagaaaaaagtaaaactacgtcattttgataaatattttaccttttctaaagttaaaattcaaaaccattaaattaaaagacaaaactacgtcattttgataaatgtttactcattaagttaaaagacaaAAACATTATATTGGTTTATGTAGCTAAATAATCTtatacttcgtctactagttaaataatcgattCATTTAAATacaacattaagtataaataataggatttgttaactcaactcgacttgaaatttttttgacttgattcgattcaattaaaaaaaactaaattgagtTTGGTTACTAAAATAAGATTCGTCAACTTGACTGACTCAAAATTCTTTTACTCGATCCTATCCAATAGTCAGTCCTAATTTTTAGTTGAGGTAGGAAgaatgttttttttcttaaaaaaaattgaggaggaggaagaaaataTGGAAAAATGGATTAGTAAGCCCAAATCAAAGGCATACACTAAGTGGGCTTTCCAATTTATAATTTGGAATGGCCAATTCTCAACTCTCACCTATTAAAATTGGATGAAATAAGTCAGTCTGCTTTTGCATTTTAAGGGCGGACTTGattgttaatgtatgtatttataataAGATACATCTCTACATATCTAtgtccccccccccaaaaaaaaacaaaaacaaaaatttacacatcaaattttaattaaaattgtaatttaatacatgaatttttggtggaattaTTGCATGCAATTTAGATTgtgatataaatatatgtatgagacTTTGATTTTAATCTAACTGTAcacacttaaataaataaatttatttatttatttttatattaaataaatataattatttatgtatgcaatgtacacttaaaataatattatgtcgataatagtattaatagtttataaaaattaaatcaaataaaaaatttatatatgaaattacataaaatcaaattttatgtaTCGTAGaacacattttatcaatattgGTTGAGACTTttcttacatgtaaatctcaatttttaataatttatttcataatcctcaaaagaaaataacatttaaatattttattaataatgaaATGTAAATGATCTGGACTgggtaaaagcataataataataagtcaaaattttatttaagaaaataatttaatttttaatagtatttaGGTAAAAAAACAGCCAAAAAAATATTACATATCAATTTGAATAAGTTAAAACTTAAAACAACCTACGAAAatcaagatgtgttatttaattttttttattgagttaATGTCACGTATCATTTAGACATAAATTAACATTAACTcaattaagaaaattataaaaatatttctataattaaaataaaatatattattcgataatactttattttaatttttttaaataaataaaaaatttgcatgttttgaaccatgccatttgaattaatacaatCTTGATTTTATCatgaaacaaaatatatatatatttcaattactCTTTTCATTTTAATGCTATAATGCATTTTTTATTAGCTCCATAAATTGTATATCTATATTATATATTGAGTATTTGATTGAGTTGGCATACGAATCAATTGGGCATCATCTCAATTGATTAATAGCAAAAATatctttattttacaaaataaattatattactttaagggtgtttttgttttcttatatcTTTCACAAAAATAGGATCTGAACTCAAGTCTTTATTGTTTTCGTTGATTTATTCTTCACCATTTCAATCAAAGCCTAAtttgttaattatatattttttataaatatatatatatatatatttttacatatttttgttTTCCAAGCACATTGTGGGTGTACCACAATTTAGTATCGATGAAGTTATCTATTGAGTTAGTATTACAAGTTGATTTGATATCAACTAAAGATTGATGGTATTAAGGATAAACAATTGTAGTGCATGTAATAGTCTTAATCCAATGTATTTACGTGTTTAAATTCTactttactcataatttaatctattttattttaatatcatatatatttcatgtgttatcaTTAATTAGTTTCATATcctatgttttattatttattatatattatttttaaggggAATAACTTATATTAGGATGATtctaaaaactattatttttagACACCAATAAAATTTTGGCATATCACCAAATTTTAAagacatgaaattattattatacacccATCCATATTTAATCCACTATCCaattctaattaaattatttaaaaacttaagtaattaaaataaaaaaatcaaatagtaGCAAGCCACATTGTACTTCCAAAAAAGAACAAGGCTCAAGCCTTAGAGATGACATTATTGGGAAGAGCATCCACAAACCCTTTATATAAACCATAAAACGgacataaaaaaatacaaaaaaaaatcaagtaacatagaaactttaaaatttacataattcTTGTTAGATTCAAAGCAATAAAAGTATTACTttctaataatatataataaaagacAATTCACTTTTGCAATCTAAAATTATAAATAGTAGATTTAAAAAGTTTTTTCACAAAGCTTATTTGAGATTAATGATGATTGAATTTACAATTGGAAAAAtgaaatttgactttttttaataatatgattGTATCCTAGTTTTTATTATGAATGAAATTGTTGATTGGGAaacttttttaataatatcaaaattttataaatgataATGCAACAAACTACGAGactaaaaatttgtaaaaaaaaaccttatttcaaaatcatataaattacttATGGAAGTTTTTTATTGTaactatttatgttttaaaacaatttaattacagTCGGAGAGTATATTGAATATGTTCGAgtgcataataaaaataaaaataaaaataatattatgtatttttttttgtgatgGAGAATAAATTACAAGACACAACCTACGTTAACAAGCCTAAATCCCTAAATAGGGATATTTCAAAAACACGCAGTCCTTGACTTCCCAAGTGAGCCAACTTGGTCAACCTATCAGCTTTATGGTTCTCTTCTCTAGGTATGTGACAAATATTCCAATGAAGAATCTCAAACAATAGCTGAAGAATCCTCCCAATCAAAGCCAAATTGAACTCTCCTATAAGACTATCATAAATGGTCATAACCACCTTAAAACTGTCCGTCTGGATCAACACATTGTCAAAACCTCAATCAATTAATATGTTTAATCCATTCAATATGCCCCACAATTTAGCCTCAAGCACTGAACAACTACCCAATAACCTATTAAAGCCACAGATCCAGTCCCCATTTCAGTTTCTCACAACTTCTCCTGCTACTGCAAAACCATCCTCAAGCTTAACAGATCCATCCGTATTTAAGTATATCCCATTCCTAAATGAATTAGAGCAAAAgatcgaagcccaaaacatacccATTGGCCTATTATCAGACATCAAAAATTGTTTGACCCAACAATACGAGACTTTAATAGTATCATTATTGCTCCAAGTCACACCCTGAAAGATGAAAAGATTGGAGTTCTTCTGAATACGCCAAATGATAATTCCAAAAAGACACTTCCAATCAACCTCCCCAAAGCAAATTTCATAATGGTTCTGCAAATTTGAAATGAGCCATTCTTGTAGATTGCCAGGGTAAAACCTGCAAAGTCTATCAGTAGGGATTAAAAAGTTCTAAATTTTCTCTGCTGCAGTGCAATCCCTTATGGCATGCAACACATCTTCTGAAATATGACCACAAACTCAATACGTCGAACTATGACACAAGCTCCTACAGACTCTTTATGTGTTGGTGAGTAATCTCTGCTTGAGCACTAGCCAAACAAAAAATCTAACCCTTTGGGGGATTTTGAACTTCTAAGGGATCTTCTAGACATCTTTATTCTATTTCCAGGAATATTCCCAAATTTTCCCATGGGCACTTTTAACAGAGAAGGAACCAATTCCTCATTCCTCCCTAGATAATCCTGTCAACTCTTGCTGTTGCGTGATGTAGGGGTGTCCCAATAATCTTTTGAATGATTCTCTTAGGCAACCACAGCCGAAACAAATCAAGGTTCCAATTACCATCATCAGCAACCATATCAATAAGCAAGTAGTCCAAATCAAGACTAGTATGTCCGGGAATCAGATTAACAAGAGGCATACATTCGGAACCTATGGATCACACCAACACCTGATATTTCCCTTATCCCTCACTAGTCAAAGCAAATTCTCCCGAATAAGTGGCAAAACCTTAGTAAGGGCTCTCCACAAAAAAGAGCCTCTAATGCGGGACAGAGTTTCTGGAATTCCAACAACTACCCCGTACTTTGCTTGAAGCACCTATGCCCAGAAAGCTTTAGAATTAGCCACAATTCTAAAACCCAACTTCATAATGAAGAAAGTGTTATGGTCTTGTAACTTTCAAAAACCAAGATCGTCATGCTCCCGAGGCTGACATACATCCTTCTTAACTGACCAAAGCCGCTTTCCTACCATTACTCGATGACCCTCAAACAAACTGGCGCACCATACATTCGATTTTCTCACAAAGACCCTTAGGAATCAGCATTGATTGCATGAAATAGCTAGGAATAGCTAGTAAGACCAATTGCGCCAGGGTGGCCCTATCAGCTAAAGACAACTACCTTGCATCCCATCTCTGCAATTTACTCTGAACTTTATCCACCACAAAACACAAAGAGCTATTGGTTACTCTATCATGAAACAAAGGTACTCCCAAATAGCTCCCAAGATTACACACTACTAAATCCAAGAATATGGCACAAAATATCTCCTAAGAATTCACTTACCCCTTTTAAAAAGCAAACATTCGTTTTatgtctttaaaatttaaaaatgtgacgaaattttattaatacctaaatacattaatttttaacatctTAATATGAATTATTTCctatttttaaatatcatatacatataaattttattaagcaAATCGCTATATCTATGTCCAGTCTACGTGGCGAACACAGCTCTAAATGCCTGCATTAATTGGTCAACAATCTTAGGCATGGAAAAATTGATCTTATCTCCTTGGTCGAAATTTCATTTCATTCACCCATTACTCCATCATGGAAAATTCTACTTTCGAATGCTAGACATCTAAGATATTGTTCGTTTCATCATCTTCTCTCGTTCCATCTCCGATCTCTATTCATCATCATCAATGGCATCGAGTTCAGGAATTACAGCTATAGgtaatcttttaattaatttcttcttcttcttcctcttccatATGTCGAAACAAACTGATCATAAATTCACTTGTAACCATCTGCAGTAATCGCGGTCATCATGATTCTTGTCTTAATGTTCCTTCTCAGTTGTATTAGATGGTATCAAAAGAAAATTGTTCGTCTTCCCCTTCTCCACTTTCCGAAACTAACAGCAACCATGAATCAATTCCTCAACGACATAGAAAAGGAGAAACCAATCCGATTCACCTCTCTCCAGCTAAGGATCGCCACCGATAATTTCTCCACTTTGTTGGGTTCAGGGGGTTTCGGAGCTGTATACAAGGGTGTTCTCAGCAATGAAACCATGGTAGCTGTCAAGGTTCTCCATGGAACCTCGGATAAAAGAATCGAGCAACAATTCATGGCGGAAGTGGGCACAATAGGCAGAGTTCATCATTTTAACTTGGTTCGACTTTATGGCTTCTGCTTTGACAAGAACCTGAGGGCATTAGTTTACGAATACCTGCCAAATGGTTCACTTGACAGGTTTTTATTTACCCAAGAAAAGAAATTAGGATTCGAGAAACTCCATGAAATTGCTGTAGGAACTGCGAAAGGAATTGGTTACTTGCATGAAGAATGTCAACAACGAATCATTCACTATGACATAAAGCCTGAAAACATTCTATTAGATTCAAAATTTTGTCCCAAAGTAGCTGATTTTGGTTTGGCCAAGCTATGCAACAGGGAAAACACTCATATGAGCATGACAGGAGGTCGAGGAACTCCAGGGTATGCAGCACCGGAACTTTGGATGCCATATCCAATAACCCACAAGTGTGATGTTTATAGCTTTGGGATGCTATTGTTTGAGATCATAGGCCGGCGGAGG
The sequence above is drawn from the Gossypium hirsutum isolate 1008001.06 chromosome A05, Gossypium_hirsutum_v2.1, whole genome shotgun sequence genome and encodes:
- the LOC107904445 gene encoding G-type lectin S-receptor-like serine/threonine-protein kinase At5g24080, whose amino-acid sequence is MASSSGITAIVIAVIMILVLMFLLSCIRWYQKKIVRLPLLHFPKLTATMNQFLNDIEKEKPIRFTSLQLRIATDNFSTLLGSGGFGAVYKGVLSNETMVAVKVLHGTSDKRIEQQFMAEVGTIGRVHHFNLVRLYGFCFDKNLRALVYEYLPNGSLDRFLFTQEKKLGFEKLHEIAVGTAKGIGYLHEECQQRIIHYDIKPENILLDSKFCPKVADFGLAKLCNRENTHMSMTGGRGTPGYAAPELWMPYPITHKCDVYSFGMLLFEIIGRRRNLNVQLPESQEWFPRWVWKNIESNGDIGELMEACEIEEGNRETVERKVKTALWCVQYRAERRPLMSMVVKMLDGAAEIPQPSNPFEHLPDHNSTIVAAGVSSSTWTDDSESSSSVVTDRSKLVVESPTTNMENCEIEVVCTST